In the genome of Aedes aegypti strain LVP_AGWG chromosome 2, AaegL5.0 Primary Assembly, whole genome shotgun sequence, the window CCACAGCTCCACTGTTTTTGCattttacagtcaactctcccttactcgatattgaagaaaccattgagttagggaggtatcgagttacagaacacaaaatcaatgcaactgcgatccaagggaccatcgagttagccatgaaaatcaacttttactatggttctctaactcgatatcgagatacggaatatcgagtaagggagagttaactgtatttcatGAATTTAGCAACTATTtgtataactcgatacctccgtaactcgatgggcgcttcaacatcgagttatagagagttGGCAGTAAACTGTTGTAGTGCTTTGAAATTTACTGAGAGACAGATAACAAGAGGATTTTGTATAAAGGCAGACAATCGACAGATTCGTCACcgtgcgatgacgaaataaaaaaaaaacatcgtcatccagtaggaactctggcaggtcgtcgtctcgtcatcgacgaaagaatgcacgactagcttcaatccaaaatcgtcaacgagcaaatttttcttTATTCCGCTTGCTACCCTTACTCATATGAAGAAGgcgtttactgtatattcgcttgcttcgCACCAACTAACGAATGCCATCACATAATTCCTTGTATTGGCAAATGAACCCGCCCTCCTCATGATTCcacaatagctctgttggtaagcgcatGGATTTGACGATTTTgagatcgtttgttcgattccagacgtcttcttctttttcttggcattaacgtcctcactgggacagagcctgcttctcagcgtagtgttcttatgagcacttccgcagttattaactgagagcattctttgccaaaattgccattttcgcatttgtatatcgtgtggcaggtacgatgatactctatgcctagggaagtcaaggatatttcctttacgaaaagatcgtggaccgaccgggatttgaacccaaacaccttcagcatggctttgctttgtagccgcgggctctaaccaatcggctaaggaaggccccaatttcagacgttttttgtttttgtttcatttcttcaaaaaaatgctcttaatatgtcgaagacacaattcatatttttagtcggctcagtgcTTCCGAACACGAAGATTCGTCCGTAACGAAGGAATCGAATTTTTTCGTCATGAAGCCGAGCCTATGTGATcggatctctgcggcaaatcgtcatccgacgctggttgagtgacaatgacgatgcttcttttagtttcgtcgatgactttttccatttgacggtgacgattgtctagCCTGatgtacagtgaccccacgcagttgaatcacctacaattcatgaatcagctgatttcaaaagacaaaattattgtcaaacttgtcacaatATATCACAGAATTACTTTTACActtagtttcttatcagtaaaaataattctgtgatgttttgtgacaagtttgataataatgttGTCTTTTGGAGtctgctgattcataaattgtaggtgattcaactgcgtggggtcactgtatcaCGAAATTTTGCTACATCagaaatattgtttgaaataatcttgaaaaaatctgacattttttaaaaatcaactGGTTGTTCTCTGAAGTCATTTCTCAGAGAAACCCCTATAAAATATATATTCGCAGGTTGTTCCCCCAAACTTTCTGACAAAGTGAAattttggaccaccctaataCACAGTGCCGAGAAGAATGGCAAAAATATCGCGCAATAAATGCGCGATTCCATGCGAGGTGGCAAAAAGGTACCTGCCGCGCGCGCGAATCTAGTGCGATTGTTTACGTTTTCACCCCAACGGCGGCTCGTTTTGGACGCTCTCGATTCCCGTGCGGAACCGATGGTGAAATTGGACACTTGTTGTTGGAATGAATGCCGCTCGGAATCGCGCTTCGAGTTTTGCTTTGCATGATGAATGTGAAAGGTCGCGTGTGTGTGGATATCGGTTTTCCTGCTGCATCGTGTGGTTGACCTTGACTGGTTTTGTTCCTCTTTTGCTGCTCTGCACCCTGTCCACAACACATCCCTCGATCCAGGGCTGTGCTGTGGTTTGGTGTGCGCTTTTTCCGACCGACGTCCATCGATGCCGATATTGATGGCGTGGTTTTTTTTTGCTCTGCATATCGTCTAATTTGATTGGTTCACTTTGATAGTGAGCTTATTATCCATTGCGGGCCTCATTCGTTTAGAAAGCAAATTATACTTTGATGAACTAGGATTTTTTGATGTCGAATCAAGATCTGTTTTAAATTGTTAGATGGGAACATTTATCGTTTCTTGAAAATACATTAGCACATTGTTTGCCCAAAATCATAGCATTTTGAAGATGTTACAGTCAAATCGATattaagggccctattttataagtcgagtcgatcaaaaacgactcgactggagtcactgtcgaccaaaattttcgctccacttggctctgtcacttgagtttatcgacagttgtcactctatgtgactggattactatgggagtcgacgggtgacatctgaaatatgcatgcttactttgatcgacaatgacctCAGACAAGTCACGtgaattcgctcgaattacaaaatagacccctaagcagaacaaaaatattttctgaaaGGTCCAAAAGATTATTCAAAGATCCTGGCAGGAGTCCTCTCTTGCAAGTGTTTATCATATACTTCACCCGCTTCTAAACAGGGTATCTCCtaagatttagaaaaaaaagtggGTTAGATTCCAGTTAGAGATCCCGAGAGGTCAACCAAATTAAAAACCGAAAattgagccagcctcgggctgcaaatctcgttaataaagataatagtaataataataatagtaataataataataataatcaaaacCGAAAAAATTAGACGATCACATAATCGAGAAACTCTGCTAATATTATTAATTATGCATTTCAACGTCTCTTTCTTTTGCAGGGTAAAGTTGAATATCTGGTCAAATGGAAGGGTTGGAGCACACGGCACAACACCTGGGAACCAGAGGAAAACATTCTTGACGAGCGGCTTATTGACATTTTCGAGCGATCCCTGCGAGGAAGCTCGACTCCCAAACGCAAGAAGAAACCAGTCATCGAAGACTCCGATGAGGACGAAGTTCCCGTTCCTGCTGCCCCTGTACCAACTACGTCTACAACGCCGGTCGTTGTCACTCCGGAACCTGTACCGGAACCGGAAAAACCTATCAAAGAAACGATCAAGAAAGAGAAAGAGGAAAAGCACACCAAGAAGGAGAAGGATGTCGTGGACAGTCCCAAATTGTCGCCGACTGTCTCCAAGTCGAGTACAAGCAGTGTACATCTAAGCACTCCAAAAGAGAAGCCTACAGTTAGCAATGAACCTACGGGAACTTCTTCCGGAGGAAAGTATCCTTCACCAGGATTAAAGATATCAATCTCCGGCCAAAACAATGATAATGATACGGCTTCCAACAGCAGCGACGATCAGCCATTGAGCCACAAAGACTTGGCTGGTACCAAGCGAAAGGCCGAAGTGTTATCCAAAGAAGGAAAAGTTGGCGTCACAATCAAAACCTCTCCGGACGAAAGTCCTGCAGCCAAAAACCAGCGGCTAGAAGCGCCCTCAATGGTCACTCCGTTATCCTCCGGACCGAAAACTGACATCAAACCCGCAGCCCCACTCTCACCTGATACGCCTGCATCACGACCAGAGTCTAACATTCCACTGGTGGACAAATCAGCCGCTGCGGGAGTGGCAAACAATGTTCCTCCTGAAGAGAAAGCCCCCAAGAAACCCATCTCAAACGACTTTCCACCCGTAAGCAACAACAACACGATAAATCAGCACCAGCATCTTACGCTATCTCCCCGCGCAGCACCTCCGCAGTTGTGGCTTCCACGATCACAGCCCACTAATCAGGTGTTCATCACCGATGTCACGGTCAACCTCGAAACGGTCACTATTCGGGAGTGCAAAACTGAGCGGGGATTCTTCAAAGCGCGAGACCTGAAAAGTGACATTGTCAACTGAATCCGGCACGCGAGCGGCGCTTCTCGCGGATTTGCTTCGCAATCTTGCAGCGGAGGGACCTGaatttgaactaaattgtaaatAGCTTTTACGGCGCATCGCCACCCACTTTGCTGGGTACTGAGAGGTCACTTGAACTGGCAAGCCAGTGACAGGACCTTGAACTacagaaaacaaaatcaaagcgCTTACGAGATAATGGATCTAGTGATAGTGATACAAATCAATAACATCAAAAAACTATAATCGGTATGATAACTTGTAGTTACTGGTAACAAACAAGCAAACAAAAAAATGCTAATGATATTGAATATATAAATGTTTAGTTTGTAGTTGACTTAGGGATAGCAATCCTTGGCTCTGCGATAGGAATAGTGACAAGGAACCAAGTGAGACAAGATAGATTCCAGAACTGACAATTATCTTCATATAGGCACTGGTTGAGCTATTCGAAGGAAATTGTGGAAgcatattttaattttaaactgTCGCGTTAGAGGTTAGTCTTGTTTCGAAAGCCAGAAACGTTTTATTTATTCTGCAGCATCAGATGTCTCTTATAGGTTTTTAAGTTGTTTTGGTCGCTAGATATCGGATTCCGATATACGAGTTTTTAGCCATAAGTTAGGTTTTACGATATTGTACTTTCTTTTCTGACAGAAATACACGCCCCATTTGCACACCTGTACGCAGTTACGAAATTCCAGTTTGAGTGTGTAACGCAAAGCACCTGAATTGCCTTTACAAGGCACCTATCGAGAAAGAGAGATGAAACTTGTGTGGTGAGGCAGATTCAGAAGACGTCTCCTCGATTGTACACTTGTATACTTCTCGTTAATTATTGACTAAATTATTCTTCTGACCAAAAATGAATTTCTAGTTTCTTATAGTTTTATTTATTACCCGAACACGAAATACTTTTAATTTTAGGAAGTTCTTCAAAAGAATCTACTTTTGGATCACGAGGGTGTGAAGTACACACCCATGATTTGGATAACATTCTCGAAAAAATGAAGAGGAAATGAATACAGAAAGCAAACAAAATCAATACACAGTATACAGGCACAATTAATGAAATACATCTACCTAAAGCAACCCTTAGGGACAAAAATCAATACAATACACAAACACCCCAGAGACATGAAACAGAAGCAAGAAATCAGTATGCATTCATTCTACTTATTCTAATAGTAATTGTATGTATTTTCTCCTAGTTTATAGAGGCATTGTTACATCAGTATAAACAGCAAACCAACAATAAAGCAGGAACATAAGTATTTCAAAGCGATTGCTTCGGCTGTTCGGTAGTCGGATATCACAAGCACCATTGTATAAAAAGAATGTCTGAGTAGGAACAAATCTTCATTGGGTAGTGAAGTGAAAAACTGCAAGATTGAGGGGCCTATTttataaatcgagcagattcatgtgactcgtctgtattcattgtcgatcaaagcaagcatgcatatttcagatatcacccgtcgactcccagtaatccagtcacatagagtgacaactgtcgaaaaactcgagtgacagagctgagtcgagcgaatttttcggtcgacagtgactccagtcgactcgacttataaaatagacccctgaaCCAAATTACACAAATTACACGTAGAAGAAAAGCCCTATTTTCTGACCTACAATAATTTTGTACCAATTTttggatttccatacaaagtaggcgaAAATCGTATgagtgggtcgaaaattagtgatGGTTCGAAAATTGCTGCTTTTCCCCTAGTAGTTTATGcgacaagttgcagaatgatgatttttacagcacgagtcgtaattttttatcaaatgtgGTCGATAGTGGATAATCACGACGAGTAAATTTCGTAAGAACCACTTGAGAGTGCCAGAAGTACGTTGCATTCACTattgttttgcaatttctgaaaattattgatgatTCATAACGTTAAGAAAAAACGTTGCGTAATAGTTATTACGCAATTAATTTTAGTTGCTTTAtaaattgcttcattgctttatcgtcctttttgcattaatttaactgtaaaagtgcccttttccacttttaaactactttaatggtaggttTACggtaatgcagctgcattatatatgcaattatataatgctccatggttacttgggacccccatatcggaatgcattcaacattattttacaatttcaactcaaaacagttgcgtaatgagaaagcattGCGTAATGAACTGaaactggtttcagttgcgtaatgacttttcctgcactgcatacttcagtgcaggaaagtaggccgtttcatgacagattggcgtgatgaaaaacagcctatgtattacgataagaaattgcaaaaaaatacattttggcTTACATTCGCaactacgaaacaaaaagagattcaCGAAGCACTCGCACTTATGGAAAACCATGTATAgaactgtcatcgtgtgcgTGAAGAAAAGCAAAAAACATGACTCCTTGTTTTTTTCcacagaaaaccgaagaaaacatcagcagcttcgtagtcgcgaattgcAAACAATAAATATTTACTCTTACTGTTGTGGCTAATGCATCGCAAATTGTTGGttttatgttgaacaatatGAAATTGAAAGCTGATTAGTCTTGATCTGAGacgagacggtcttctttttctgcgattgctaagtttttttttcttattccgcTCAGCGTTTACATTAATCtcgcgcaagccgttcaagttctcacatgaccatctcaaccaaaaattattgcgtttGCATAACACCGAAGCATAAACCGCATTTTGAGTGATATTTCAAGCCAGCAATCGTATGTGACATTCAAAATAACCAGTGTTGTGtatagatttatcagcatctttggaaaaattgcttcgctgactgaggtttttaataatagtttattttgaatacaatacttttcactttttcagtcataaaaacgacgggctgcatttgacgttgcgtgacagcggaatctgggctgcatatgacgttgatatttttcctctttgcGAGTCTTCAACGTACGCAAGTTACGGCGATGGTCATGACGTCATTAATCCAAACGAGGGAGCGGACAGTGGCACGACCCGTATGAGTGCCTTTCAAATTTGATTCCTTGCTTTTGATGTTTTCATCAGCTGTCTGTcagacaaaacgtcaaaagtttATCAACAAACACCATCTCGTCGTCGTTTTCGCGAGACAGTACCGAACTAGTTTCTTTCTTGTAATTTCCAAAAGTGAAACAAAAATGCTAATACTCCCACTATCGGGCAGGTAAAACTAGGACACCTCTTATCCTGCGAGCGTTTTCCGATCGTCAAATTCGCGACAAAATGTGGATACCGCCGCGGGAATGCGCGATGCCATTCGCGTTCTGGTAAGTTATCGATCTTTGTGTTGTTCCAATGGACAATCGATGAGCTTTTCCTTTGATTGCAATTATTTGTGTTTTTGTTTCTCGCCCCCCCTTTTATACACTTTGGCTTTATGAGAGTTTGATGTTCTTTCAGGGTCACCGAGAGTACGCTGACCACATCGAACTACTTCCTGCTTCAGCACCGCAAAGGCCACGGCAGCCAGCGCGGATTCTCGTCGATGCTGGTCGGAACGCTGGACAACGTTCTGGACACGAAACCATCGCCCTATCGGATTTTGCACGTTCAACCCTCGACGGCGTTGTATTATGGTGAGTCAGAGCAAATATTGTGGTCGCTTCGCTGTTCgcgattattttatttttattgtatgTGCATATTAGAATTATTTCGGTGTATGGGTATTTAATCAGTAGCTTCCCTGCGCAGTTGATAATGcaagttgaatgatttttttttttaaatgttaagCAAACCGCAGAGACATCAATGCTCTACGGCAGGCCTGCCCATCCTTTTTGAACCGCGAGCCAAATCTGAGAAACAATTTAGAGTGACATTCTAAGAGCAAGAACGAAAGTCAAAACTCAAAAAGAATCAATAAATTCACGAATTCTCAAGAATCTACCATTCAATCATCAAAAgaagaaattttcatgaaaacaacATCACCGCATACCAGACAGCATATGCTATGCAATGAGTTTCATGAAAGTATGTACTTTGATTTTGAGCAAATATTCTGATATTGAATATTTGTAAAACGGTGGCGGCTATTTTCCTCTCAAATCTAACCGAAGTCAGTCAGCGACAAAAGGTTGCTTGTGGTaattgcaactgaacattctaTTAGtgattttgttaaaaaaccCTCTCAGCAATATGTGTGAATACGAAAAGGATTAAAAAAACATCTTAACTAGGGCACCCATCAAATGACGGAGGACCTAGACACGGTGTTGAAATCTAATTCGTATTTCTGTATCAAAACCCTTAATATTGtcatattttgcaatttaaagTATTGAAACTGTCCTTCATTTTGAGTATAGTGAAgtaaaaacgatattttttaattcagatttacaacaaaccaaaataaaaaccaCTGGGATAAAGAAGGATCTTCTCTACATCGTATCAttattaaggcccaagtaaaaatggtgcaaatgtGCAAATTACAAATCTAAAAAAAgctgttttctctttttaaatagacaaatcgaaaaaataaaaacacacagctcttttatttgttaaataaaagggatgtgtgtttttattttctccgATTTGTTGATTCaaaaggagaaaactgtttttttgttgaattcctGATTCTATATTACAACAAAGACAGTATCCTCTTTTCGATCAGTGTATTTTGTATACTACACACACTATG includes:
- the LOC5563742 gene encoding polycomb group protein Pc, with protein sequence MEITDDRVYAAERIMKKRVRAGKVEYLVKWKGWSTRHNTWEPEENILDERLIDIFERSLRGSSTPKRKKKPVIEDSDEDEVPVPAAPVPTTSTTPVVVTPEPVPEPEKPIKETIKKEKEEKHTKKEKDVVDSPKLSPTVSKSSTSSVHLSTPKEKPTVSNEPTGTSSGGKYPSPGLKISISGQNNDNDTASNSSDDQPLSHKDLAGTKRKAEVLSKEGKVGVTIKTSPDESPAAKNQRLEAPSMVTPLSSGPKTDIKPAAPLSPDTPASRPESNIPLVDKSAAAGVANNVPPEEKAPKKPISNDFPPVSNNNTINQHQHLTLSPRAAPPQLWLPRSQPTNQVFITDVTVNLETVTIRECKTERGFFKARDLKSDIVN